In Euphorbia lathyris chromosome 10, ddEupLath1.1, whole genome shotgun sequence, a single genomic region encodes these proteins:
- the LOC136208295 gene encoding uncharacterized protein, with protein MASSIPSCSFYPCCASNTTRLPLSFPHPIFNRISISTSRISAKFDKFQGESPQENLQESTIQLQEEEKEEDDSCLPSDLEGAVQQSGQAAALFVSSGGMRAIVELLIPQLQFLDDEGAQAELWGLSRIFLDTLIAETGSQKIKAIFPDAGAAALLKYQWKDAAFGFASLSDRKPVENEDEIVVMVVPDYQMLRYVEKIASSLADEPPRPLIMWNPRLISEDVGVGINVRNLRRYFLRTFSTVYSMRPLPSGAVFRCYPGIWKVFYDDKDRPNRYLLAKELISRPDAEELEIIFGGTEENSEQGPSFFTQAAGVFSSVNRFMRTILK; from the exons ATGGCTTCTTCAATTCCTAGTTGCTCTTTCTATCCCTGCTGCGCTTCAAACACCACTCGCTTGCCCTTATCTTTTCCGCATCCTATCTTCAATAGGATTTCGATTTCTACCTCTAGAATCTCAGCTAAGTTTGACAAATTCCAAGGTGAATCTCCTCAGGAAAATCTTCAAGAGTCAACAATCCAGTTAcaggaggaggagaaggaagaagatgacag CTGCTTGCCTTCTGACTTGGAGGGTGCAGTCCAACAATCTGGCCAAGCAGCTGCCTTGTTCGTATCTTCGGGCGGAATGAGAGCCATA GTTGAGCTGTTAATTCCTCAACTACAGTTCCTGGATGATGAAGGTGCACAAGCGGAGCTCTGGGGGCTTTCAAGGATTTTCTTGGATACACTTATTGCAGAAACTGGATCTCAG AAAATTAAAGCAATATTTCCGGATGCTGGTGCTGCTGCACTACTGAAATATCAGTGGAAAGATGCAGCTTTTGGGTTTGCAAG CTTAAGTGACCGAAAACCTGTTGAAAATGAAGATGAGATTGTGGTGATGGTTGTTCCTGATTATCAGATGTTGAGATATGTAGAGAAAATTGCGTCCAGTCTCGCTGATGAACCG CCAAGGCCGCTCATAATGTGGAACCCGCGTCTCATCAGTGAAGATGTTGGAGTTGGGATCAATGTCCGCAATTTACGTCGATACTTCCTCCG TACTTTCAGTACAGTTTACTCAATGAGGCCTCTACCTTCTGGTGCTGTGTTTAGGTGTTATCCAGG GATATGGAAGGTCTTTTACGATGATAAAGACAGACCAAACAGATATCTGCTCGCCAAAGAATTAATAAGTCGTCCAGATGCTGAAGAACTTGAG ATAATATTTGGAGGAACGGAAGAGAATTCGGAGCAGGGCCCGTCTTTTTTCACTCAGGCAGCAGGCGTTTTCTCTTCAGTAAACCGGTTCATGAGAACCATTTTAAAGTAA